GTGTCTGCCGGGCGTCCCAGGCAGTCCAGTCCGCCTTCATAACAGATACCTATTGAGTGAGCATTCCATCCGCGGACATGTGCGCCGATGCGGTCAATCGGACGGGTGAGATGAACCGTCCCGTCCTTGCGGATATAATAGTGGTATCCTGTCCCGTTGAAGCCACGGCGGCGGTGTTGTAAATCGAGGTCGTCCGGGGTGAGCGAACGGTCGGCGCGTGTGGCGGAACAGTGAATCACGATTAAGTCAATCTTTCTCATAATGGGGCTTGTTGAGTGTTCGTTACCTTGTTACCTGCCGGTCGGTTATGCTGCCGGATCCGGGGTCTCGCCGTCATCACCACCCGGATTCGGGTCGGGATTTCCACCCGGTTTTTCAGGGTCGCTCTTGTCTCCGTCGCTGTTTTCGGGTTTGTATTTGCTGTATTCCAGCGTTTTCAGCGCATTCTTGATTTCCTTACCGGGACGGAAACGGACACGGGCGCCTTTAATCAGTCCTTCTTTCACGTCTTTCGGGATGAGTGCGCCCGAACTGCGCAGCGTGACATAGAACGAACCGAGGCCACCCAGGCGAACGATTTCCGCTTTCTTGAAACTCTCTATCATTTCCGTCTGAAGCGCACGCAGCACGCAGAGCACGTCCGCCCAGTTCACGGTACTCGAACGCTGGATGCGTTCCGCCATCTCGTCGATATCTATCTCGCCGCTCGACTTTGTCAGGGCGTAATACATATCCGGCTTTTCCTTGTCCAGCATGTTTTTACGAAGCACGCTGGTGAATGAAAATACTTTTGCCATAAAATCCTTTAATTTTTAATCGTTAATTATTAATTGTCTTCGAGGCTCATAAGTGGTTCCTTGCTTATGACACTACGAAGGTACGGCAACGGGGATGGGGGATGTCGGTATTTGTCCGTAGGTGTCCGGCATTGTCTGTTATTGTCGGATAATGTCTTTTAATGTCTGTATCTATAAGAAAATAGAGGTTCTATTATTTGACAAATTGGCGGATTCTTACTATCTTTATAGCATTATATAATACTAATAAATAACAATAATGAACACAACGAAAGAAGAGAAAAAATTTGAATTGAGAGCGTATGATAAAGTCGAGCTGGCGTTGCTCTACTGTCCCGGACGTTCGCAAGAAACGGCGATGAAGACGCTGACACGGTGGATTAACGGGTGCGGACAGTTGGTGCAGGCGCTGCGCGATATCGGATACAATTCGCGGCGGCATCGCTTTCTGCGCCAAGAGGTGGAGCAGATAGTCCGCTATCTGGGAGAGCCTTGAGGAAAAAGGCGATAAAAAAACGTCCGTTCGATATAAGCTTGTTTATCCTACCACCCTGTCCTTCGGACATCCCTCTTCCCGAAGGAAGGAAAACCATGCGGACGAAGTGATATCGAACTTACGATAAAAAATGAAGTACTTCTCCCTTCTTCTTTCAGTACATCTTTGGGCTTGAGTCTGTACTTGGTTTGTCCGGTTGTTGTACTTCACTTCGTTGGTTCTACTACTTGTCCGCTGCGGGTCAAGTACTTGGTTTCTGTTCGGCAGGTACGTCTTTATACTACAAAAACGTACATATTAAATACTGTTTTTACCTATCCGTTTTACTGCCACTACTGACAACTGCCAACTATGGGCTTACTTGTCAGTGATTTTTTTGATACGCACATACTTATTGTCTTGTTTATCAATATATTGATTGTCTATTGCATGTTTTAGATATCTACATGCGCTTCTTTCGCTGATGCCAATTTTCTGTGCCTTGTCGATGAATTCTTTGTACGTAAATTTCTTACTAATCTGATTGATTACAGGCCCTATGCGGAAGTAAGATTTCAACGGTTTGGATTTCACCTCATCTCCCGGCAGTGAAGAAGAGAGCAGCAGACTGTGGCTGGTGGTGGTCTTCACAATGCCCATTGCCGCATGGAAATCCTCATCCGAGCAGATATACTCTTTCATCTGCAAAGTTCCTTCACACTTGCGCAGGGCGGTGAGGATACTGGCTATACGCACCACGATTAATGCGGCACGAAGCACGATAGACCCGGGAGCATCGGCCTTTTCGCAGGCTACTTCGTCCAGAAGTTGGGAGAAGTAGGAGGTATGCTCTTCCCATTGGCTGTCGCTCAAGGTGACTTCCGTAGGCGACTGTTGCAGGAATAAGAACATTTCGAGCACTTCACCGCTGAGTTTTTTGAAGAAGGTGTCGTAGTCTTCCTTGCCTTTGATGGGCGCGGCGGAACGGTACTTCCAGCGTGATTCGGCGGTGAGTATGACGAAGCGGCTGTACAGTCCGTTGCCCAAAGAAGGGATGAAGAAAGCAAGCTGGTTGGGGGTGCCGGTGAACGAGAGAGCCAGATGCGGGTCTTCGGCACAGATAATCTGGTCGTCTATCTTGTAGTCCGTTGATACGGGTTCGTGATGGAAGGCGGCGCGGAACACGTCGTCATGATGTCCGCACTTTTGTCTCATGGCACCGGATATCATATCAAGTTCGGAGGCGTTGATGATGAGCCCGAGTTTGCCGTTGGTTTTCAGACGCCTGATTAACTGGTTCTTGGATGTGCTGGGGGCGCCGCAGAGATATAGGTATTCGGGTTTTTCGGGCATGGAAGGGGGAGTGGTGGCGGCAGGCGATGCTCCTCCTTTCTTGCCGGGCTGGTTGGCTTTCTCCCAAGCCTCCAGTTCGCGTTCGTAGGCTTCTTTTTTCTTTTTGTTCTCTCCTTTCAGATAGTTGTTGATGGATTCGGGAAGCCTGCTTGCCAGTGTGAGAAGTCCTTTTCCGGAAGCCGATGAAGCAATGACGAGAAGAAAAATATGAGGGCTGTAGTAACGTTGG
This portion of the Bacteroides acidifaciens genome encodes:
- a CDS encoding N-acetylmuramoyl-L-alanine amidase; amino-acid sequence: MRKIDLIVIHCSATRADRSLTPDDLDLQHRRRGFNGTGYHYYIRKDGTVHLTRPIDRIGAHVRGWNAHSIGICYEGGLDCLGRPADTRTPAQCSSLWQLVNRLREKFPDSRVCGHRDLSPDRNGNGEIEPEEWIKACPCFEVKDEFSGKK
- a CDS encoding HU family DNA-binding protein codes for the protein MAKVFSFTSVLRKNMLDKEKPDMYYALTKSSGEIDIDEMAERIQRSSTVNWADVLCVLRALQTEMIESFKKAEIVRLGGLGSFYVTLRSSGALIPKDVKEGLIKGARVRFRPGKEIKNALKTLEYSKYKPENSDGDKSDPEKPGGNPDPNPGGDDGETPDPAA
- a CDS encoding DUF4248 domain-containing protein — translated: MNTTKEEKKFELRAYDKVELALLYCPGRSQETAMKTLTRWINGCGQLVQALRDIGYNSRRHRFLRQEVEQIVRYLGEP